A section of the Primulina eburnea isolate SZY01 chromosome 1, ASM2296580v1, whole genome shotgun sequence genome encodes:
- the LOC140805727 gene encoding uncharacterized protein, whose translation MVKSWIHSDRRSKQYEEGVELFIRGCLENPHIDPNLIHCPCCKCKNLKKRPAKSIQEHLYFLGFSQNYVNWIWHGESAESDKVNWSTNKEPIGNYHGHFETTNMCEAAYDNYTENPEAFMEFLEEAEKPLYNGCKRYTKLSAIVKLYNTKAKHGMSDALFSDLLMDFGDMIPDNHNLPTKMYDVKKTLSCLVLSHEKIHACSNDCILYRKRYKDGINYPKCGLSRWKLTKKNVEKKGVLAKLLHPADSPSWKLVDHMWPDFESEPRNLRLTLAADGINPYSNLSSRYSCWPIMLVTFNLPPNMCMKRKFIMLTMLISGPKQPGNDIDVYLDVLVEDLQRLWEGVDGFYDAYRRQFFTLKAVLLWTINDFPAYGNLSGCTTHGYYACPVCKEDTCAKHL comes from the exons ATGGTTAAATCTTGGATTCACTCAGATAGAAGGTCAAAACAGTACGAGGAGGGTGTGGAACTGTTTATCAGAGGTTGTTTAGAGAATCCCCATATTGACCCCAATTTAATTCATTGTCCTTGTTGCAAatgtaaaaatcttaaaaaaagaCCAGCTAAGTCCATTCAAGAGCATCTTTATTTCCTTGGTTTTAGTCAAAATTATGTGAATTGGATTTGGCACGGTGAGTCTGCTGAAAGTGACAAAGTAAATTGGAGCACGAACAAGGAGCCAATTGGTAACTATCACGGACACTTTGAAACCACTAATATGTGTGAGGCAGCATATGATAACTATACAGAAAATCCAGAAGCATTTATGGAATTTTTGGAGGAAGCAGAGAAACCTTTGTATAATGGATGTAAGCGCTACACAAAGTTGAGTGCAATTGTGAAACTATACAACACCAAAGCAAAGCATGGGATGAGTGACGCTCTATTTTCCGATCTACTAATGGATTTTGGGGATATGATACCAGATAATCACAACCTGCCAACCAAAATGTATGATGTAAAAAAGACATTGAGTTGTTTGGTGTTGAGTCATGAAAAGATTCATGCTTGTTCCAATGATTGCATTCTTTATAGGAAGCGATATAAAGACGGCATAAACTACCCTAAATGTGGCTTGTCACGGTGGAAGCTAACCAAGAAGAACGTTGAGAAGAAAGGTGTTCTTGCAAAG TTACTTCATCCAGCTGATTCGCCATCTTGGAAGTTGGTGGATCATATGTGGCCCGACTTTGAAAGTGAACCAAGAAATCTTCGCCTTACACTTGCAGCTGATGGCATTAATCCTTATAGCAACCTTAGTAGTCGGTACAGTTGCTGGCCAATTATGTTGGTCACCTTTAATCTGCCTCCAAACATGTGTATGAAGAGAAAATTCATCATGCTAACTATGCTCATTTCAGGGCCTAAACAGCCAGGAAACGATATAGATGTCTATCTTGATGTGTTAGTTGAAGATTTGCAACGATTGTGGGAAGGAGTTGATGGTTTCTATGATGCTTATCGAAGACAATTTTTCACTCTTAAAGCAGTCTTACTATGGACCATCAATGACTTTCCAGCCTATGGTAACCTTAGTGGATGCACTACACATGGTTATTATGCATGCCCAGTATGCAAAGAAGATACTTGTGCAAAGCATTTGTAA
- the LOC140805735 gene encoding uncharacterized protein gives MNDVLTAALGSQGHYGRVRDVGGFVKPQVYFKTPRKKRETISKAVIENVKAQSEETKSLKAELEMLRSQLAAVIPLINDRSSETVASNKFPGVKDSKLSDDVQEVYDCGTSNTKGKKCHLAVKERENVVAYGTIISEGGPNVMIHHVPLGEENFKVSIDVVLDENAQLPIPIKFGPTIINDGVGVIVGWPKELVIFPMTKRKGKPQSFVLADVPGQHDNFKEIEKTLPMSCNYIYSHVVRLLNESDTICIEFEDAMFGRPKSIRLLREDIVRFMEMRKIGARKILVYMGYI, from the exons ATGAATGACGTGTTAACCGCTGCCTTAGGAAGCCAAGGACACTATGGAAGGGTTCGAGATGTGGGAGGTTTCGTAAAACCACAAGTATACTTTAAAACTCCAAGGAAGAAGAGAGAAACAATCTCAAAAGCTGTGATTGAAAATGTAAAAGCACAATCGGAGGAGACTAAAAGTTTGAAAGCTGAATTGGAGATGCTGAGGTCTCAACTTGCTGCTGTGATTCCATTAATCAATGATCGATCTTCTGAGACTGTAGCATCAAACAAGTTCCCAGGAGTGAAAGACTCAAAATTGTCAGATGATGTGCAAGAAGTTTATGATTGCGGCACTTCAAATACGAAG GGGAAAAAATGTCACCTGGCTGTAAAAGAACGCGAAAACGTGGTGGCTTATGGCACAATAATATCAGAAGGAGGTCCAAATGTTATGATTCACCATGTTCCACTTGGTGAAGAGAACTTCAAGGTATCTATTGATGTTGTCTTAGATGAAAACGCACAACTTCCGATCCCAATTAAGTTTGGACCAACAATCATCAATGATGGTGTTGGAGTCATTGTTGGTTGGCCTAAAGAGTTGGTTATTTTTCCAATGACAAAG aGGAAGGGGAAACCTCAATCATTTGTGCTTGCGGATGTTCCTGGTCAGCACGACAATTTCAAAGAAATTGAGAAAACATTACCCATGTCGTGCAATTATATCTACTCTCATGTTGTTCGATTGCTGAATGAATCGGATACCATATGCATTGAGTTTGAGGACGCTATGTTTGGACGTCCTAAAAGCATACGGTTGCTAAGAGAAGATATCGTACGCTTTATGGAGATGAGGAAGATAGGTGCCAGAAAAATTTTAGTTTACATGGGGTATATCTAA